Genomic segment of Alphaproteobacteria bacterium:
GCCAGCAATCAGCAGTAATTTGCCGACGAACAGGGCGAATTCAAAGCATTCGTGAAGCGCCGCCTTTTGCGGTCGCAGAGATCGCCGTCAGCTTGTCTCCAAGTAGTCGGCGTGTTGGGCAATATGCTCGGCAAGGCCGAGTGCGTGTCGGCGGACCAGGTCCTCGGCCTTTTCGGTCTCGCGCGCCTCGAGCGCTTGAATGATGGCCATGTGATCGCGAATCGAACGCTCGGCGCGATCCAATTCACCAATCGTTTTGTGCCGGATCATTCGCATTTGTGCGAATAGATTCTCCGCCAAACCAATGAGCACACTGTTGTTGCTCATATCGATGATGGACTGGTGAAAGCGAATATTGGCATCGGAATATTCGTCGAGCTTGGCATGAATCTGGCCATCTTCGAACGTGGAAAACATGGCGCGCAGGCTTGCGATCTGCTCGTCCGTCGCCTCAAGGGTGACGAGTCGCGCCGCCATACTCTCGAGTGCTGCCCAAGCGGTGACCATTTCAATGACGTCACGCTTGGTCTTGCGGATAATATAGATGCCGCGTCTGGGGACTGAGCGGACAAATCCCTCACGTTCGAGTTGGACCACGGCTTCACGGACTGGCGTACGGCTGATTCCAAGATTCTCGGCGAGTTGCCGTTCGTCGATCCGCACTTCACCCGGTTGATCATAGATACTCAGCGAGGTGATGTAGTCCTTGAGCGCCCGATAGGCGCGATCCGTGAGTCTTGGCGTATCGCCAATGCGCGCCATTCG
This window contains:
- a CDS encoding GntR family transcriptional regulator; protein product: MNGLPASQTAEADDRPRMARIGDTPRLTDRAYRALKDYITSLSIYDQPGEVRIDERQLAENLGISRTPVREAVVQLEREGFVRSVPRRGIYIIRKTKRDVIEMVTAWAALESMAARLVTLEATDEQIASLRAMFSTFEDGQIHAKLDEYSDANIRFHQSIIDMSNNSVLIGLAENLFAQMRMIRHKTIGELDRAERSIRDHMAIIQALEARETEKAEDLVRRHALGLAEHIAQHADYLETS